In Panacibacter ginsenosidivorans, the following proteins share a genomic window:
- the glgP gene encoding alpha-glucan family phosphorylase, with protein MSFSFTFPYTANPEFKKRVAYFCMEYGIHQPLKTYAGGLGFLAGSHMRSAFELKQNIVGIGILWKYGYYDQVRKQDQTMDVLFEEKIYGFLEPTDIKFTIKVSRHDVWVTAFYLPPAIFNTAPLFFLSTDLPENDYLAKTISHKLYDANPETVIAAAILLGEGGAKLLEVLNWEPEIYHLNESHALPLAFYLYNKYKSLQEVQKRLVFTNHTPEEAGNQKTSISLLEKMGFFCDVPVTEIKAISQTFNGELDHTLTALRMAKKANAVSKMHQRTLCGLWSKEKGICDIIAITNGQNYTYWHNDDMYQALEKKDDNAIIQKKTEGKRNLFEIVADQCGEIYDEKICTIVFAKRFAGYKRADLLLHDMERFHRLVTDKERPVQIIWAGKPYPMDYTAIGVFDKIVNVCKTYTNCSILVGYEIKLSRQLKQGADIWLNLPRLTHEACGTSGIAAAMNGTVNVGLPDGWFPEFAKDKINSFIVPPCDISLPDHIQDDADAESLYHLLETEVLPMYYDYPNRWIEIIKNGLRDVAPQFDSNRMVKEYYQKLYS; from the coding sequence ATGAGTTTTTCATTCACCTTTCCCTACACTGCAAATCCTGAGTTTAAAAAAAGAGTGGCTTATTTCTGCATGGAGTATGGCATTCACCAGCCTTTGAAAACATATGCAGGAGGTTTGGGATTCCTTGCAGGGTCTCACATGCGCAGTGCTTTTGAATTAAAGCAAAATATAGTGGGCATCGGTATTTTATGGAAATATGGCTATTACGACCAGGTACGTAAGCAGGACCAGACCATGGATGTATTGTTCGAAGAAAAAATTTATGGATTCCTCGAGCCCACAGATATAAAATTTACCATCAAAGTATCCAGGCATGATGTATGGGTAACAGCTTTTTATTTACCACCCGCTATCTTTAACACGGCGCCACTTTTTTTTCTTAGTACTGACTTGCCTGAAAACGATTACCTCGCTAAAACCATTTCTCATAAATTATATGATGCAAATCCTGAAACAGTAATTGCTGCAGCTATCCTGCTTGGTGAAGGTGGCGCCAAATTACTTGAGGTATTGAATTGGGAACCTGAGATATACCACCTGAATGAATCACATGCATTACCACTTGCCTTTTATTTATACAATAAATATAAAAGCCTGCAGGAAGTTCAGAAACGATTGGTGTTTACCAATCATACACCTGAAGAAGCCGGCAATCAAAAAACAAGTATCAGTCTTTTAGAGAAAATGGGATTTTTTTGTGATGTGCCGGTTACAGAAATAAAAGCCATTTCACAAACTTTTAATGGAGAATTGGATCATACATTAACGGCGCTCAGAATGGCCAAAAAAGCAAACGCTGTTTCAAAAATGCACCAGCGTACTCTATGTGGTTTGTGGTCAAAAGAAAAAGGTATCTGCGATATCATTGCTATTACAAATGGACAGAACTACACGTACTGGCACAATGATGATATGTACCAGGCATTAGAAAAAAAAGATGATAACGCTATCATTCAAAAAAAAACAGAAGGCAAGCGTAACCTGTTTGAAATAGTAGCAGACCAATGCGGAGAAATTTATGATGAGAAGATCTGTACCATTGTGTTTGCAAAAAGATTTGCAGGGTATAAACGGGCAGATCTTTTACTGCACGATATGGAAAGATTTCATCGCCTGGTTACAGATAAAGAAAGACCCGTGCAGATCATATGGGCTGGAAAGCCTTACCCAATGGACTATACAGCCATCGGCGTTTTCGATAAGATTGTAAACGTTTGCAAAACATACACCAACTGTTCTATTCTGGTGGGTTATGAAATAAAATTATCCCGCCAGCTTAAACAGGGTGCAGATATCTGGCTTAACCTTCCGCGTCTTACACATGAAGCATGCGGTACAAGTGGTATAGCTGCTGCCATGAATGGCACTGTAAATGTTGGATTACCAGATGGCTGGTTTCCTGAATTTGCAAAAGATAAAATAAACAGTTTTATAGTTCCTCCATGCGATATTAGTTTGCCCGATCACATACAGGATGATGCGGATGCAGAAAGTCTGTATCACCTGCTCGAAACAGAAGTGCTTCCCATGTATTATGATTATCCTAACCGCTGGATAGAAATTATAAAGAATGGTTTAAGAGATGTGGCTCCTCAATTCGACAGCAACCGCATGGTAAAAGAATATTATCAAAAACTTTATAGCTAA
- a CDS encoding Hsp20/alpha crystallin family protein, translating into MGTQALAKLSERMPSVFDDFFKPWNEWFDGGGLLGRTMNVPAVNIVEQKDDYLVSLAVPGMKKDDFKIDVDGNMLTISSEKEENKEEKDKKFTRKEYNYSSFSRSFTLPEEINKEKIEAKYEDGVLKISLPRKEEAKKTAAKQIAVK; encoded by the coding sequence ATGGGAACTCAAGCATTAGCTAAACTAAGCGAAAGAATGCCATCTGTATTTGATGATTTTTTTAAACCATGGAACGAATGGTTTGATGGTGGTGGCCTGCTGGGCCGTACAATGAATGTGCCTGCAGTAAATATTGTAGAACAGAAAGATGATTACCTCGTATCGCTGGCGGTACCCGGTATGAAGAAAGATGATTTTAAAATTGATGTAGATGGTAACATGCTTACCATAAGCAGCGAGAAGGAAGAAAATAAAGAAGAAAAAGACAAAAAGTTTACACGCAAGGAATATAATTATTCTTCTTTTAGCCGCAGCTTTACTTTGCCTGAAGAAATAAATAAAGAAAAGATTGAAGCAAAGTATGAAGATGGTGTGCTTAAAATTTCTTTGCCGCGTAAAGAAGAAGCAAAAAAAACTGCTGCAAAACAAATTGCCGTTAAATAA